The Geothermobacter ehrlichii genome has a segment encoding these proteins:
- a CDS encoding LolA family protein, with amino-acid sequence MRRLTCIWMVLLLLLPLSQATAASVRLRDVIQTLERPFRADTPPAEVIRDFEGEFFQESRIASLDQVQRGRGFVTVRFDRFDTRHVPRTLFRWEYRQPTNQEIISDGETLWVYLPENRQVIQSDIELTRQAGQEDPMTFLTGLGNISHDFLITWAEPNRDVEGNWILSLRPRRVSSLIREMKLVVDKDAVDDFVGNGRTGRFFPILSSYVTDPNGNTTLIEFSDLRINRGVSDLTFRFIIPAGVEVMRSTGRGMGF; translated from the coding sequence ATGAGACGACTGACCTGCATCTGGATGGTGTTGCTGCTTCTGCTTCCCCTGTCGCAGGCGACGGCGGCGAGCGTCCGCCTGCGGGACGTGATTCAGACCCTGGAGAGGCCGTTCCGGGCCGACACCCCGCCGGCGGAGGTAATTCGCGATTTCGAGGGGGAGTTCTTTCAGGAATCGCGCATCGCTTCCCTCGATCAGGTACAGCGGGGACGCGGCTTCGTCACAGTTCGCTTCGATCGCTTCGATACCCGGCATGTCCCCCGAACCCTTTTCCGCTGGGAGTACCGGCAGCCCACCAACCAGGAGATCATCTCCGACGGCGAGACCCTGTGGGTCTACCTGCCGGAGAACCGGCAGGTGATCCAGAGCGACATCGAGCTGACCCGGCAGGCCGGCCAGGAGGATCCAATGACCTTTCTTACCGGCCTGGGCAATATCTCGCACGATTTCCTCATCACCTGGGCCGAGCCGAACCGGGACGTGGAAGGAAACTGGATTCTCAGCCTGCGTCCGCGCCGGGTCTCTTCGCTGATCCGGGAGATGAAGCTGGTGGTGGACAAGGACGCGGTCGACGACTTCGTTGGCAACGGCAGGACCGGCCGGTTTTTTCCCATCCTTTCCAGCTACGTGACCGATCCCAACGGCAACACCACCCTGATCGAATTCAGCGACCTGCGCATCAACCGCGGCGTCTCCGACCTCACCTTCCGCTTCATCATTCCGGCGGGAGTCGAAGTGATGCGTTCGACCGGCCGGGGAATGGGATTCTGA
- a CDS encoding chemotaxis protein CheD produces MSRRQRVGIAEIRIARAPAGLVGYGLGSCLAISLYDPELRLGGFAHALLPRDESGQAGERPGKYVSSAVEALLAALVEAGAAPQRLQAKLAGGATMFPGLSSRQSVGERNVQMARQELSRLGIPLVAEDVGGSHGRTCELLLNDGKLLVRLSRGRDRIRII; encoded by the coding sequence TTGAGCCGGCGGCAGCGGGTCGGCATCGCCGAGATACGGATCGCCAGGGCTCCGGCGGGGCTGGTCGGTTATGGTCTCGGGTCCTGTCTCGCCATCAGCCTGTACGATCCGGAGCTGCGCCTGGGCGGTTTCGCCCATGCCCTGCTGCCGCGCGACGAGTCCGGGCAGGCCGGAGAACGGCCGGGCAAGTACGTGTCGAGCGCCGTCGAAGCCCTGCTGGCCGCTCTGGTCGAGGCCGGAGCGGCGCCACAACGGCTGCAGGCCAAGCTGGCCGGCGGCGCCACCATGTTCCCCGGCCTGTCGTCGCGACAGAGCGTCGGCGAGCGGAACGTGCAGATGGCCCGCCAGGAGCTGTCGCGGTTGGGTATCCCCCTGGTGGCCGAGGATGTCGGCGGCAGCCACGGCCGTACCTGCGAACTGCTTCTGAACGACGGCAAACTTTTGGTGCGCCTGAGCCGGGGGCGTGATAGAATCAGGATCATCTGA